A part of Streptomyces sp. NBC_00557 genomic DNA contains:
- a CDS encoding glutathione S-transferase C-terminal domain-containing protein — protein sequence MSIAPLAAVPSVHRAAPVFRGRIGQDPRSGHYAVPHRYRLHLSTACPDGLRLAVAHSLLGLDGSCPVALLPAVPDCPGGGHSALRPLYEASAHHYTGPALAPVLSDDWSGRIVSTHAGDILRDLDRFPREGTAALYPCGQESVIEAVERMCADGIEAAAQRAGRAGADPAEREDALGVLLDTLGRLDRRLAGEDYLVDGRLTAADVELWVALVQLDTVHRCHLDASAVHRIAGHRALWAYARRLAAHPAFGRHLDLDGISRRHHGRCQGLEAAGAAVQILDWAGHAADAEDAFRR from the coding sequence ATGTCCATCGCTCCGCTTGCCGCCGTCCCGTCCGTCCACCGCGCCGCACCCGTCTTCCGGGGCCGGATCGGCCAGGACCCGCGCAGCGGCCACTACGCCGTGCCGCACCGCTACCGGCTCCATCTGTCCACCGCCTGCCCCGACGGGCTGCGCCTCGCCGTCGCGCACAGCCTCCTCGGCCTGGACGGCAGTTGTCCGGTGGCGCTGCTGCCCGCCGTGCCCGACTGTCCCGGCGGCGGCCACTCGGCGCTGCGCCCGCTGTACGAGGCCAGCGCCCACCACTACACCGGTCCGGCCCTCGCGCCCGTGCTCAGCGACGACTGGTCCGGGCGGATCGTCAGCACCCACGCCGGTGACATCCTGCGGGACCTCGACCGCTTCCCGCGCGAGGGCACGGCCGCCCTGTACCCGTGCGGCCAGGAGTCCGTGATCGAGGCCGTCGAACGGATGTGCGCCGACGGCATCGAAGCGGCCGCGCAGCGAGCCGGCCGGGCCGGCGCCGACCCGGCCGAGCGGGAGGACGCCCTCGGCGTGCTCCTCGACACCCTGGGCCGGCTGGACAGGCGGCTGGCCGGAGAGGACTACCTGGTCGACGGCCGGCTCACCGCCGCCGACGTCGAACTCTGGGTCGCCCTCGTGCAGTTGGACACCGTCCACCGCTGCCACCTCGACGCCTCCGCCGTGCACCGCATCGCCGGACACCGCGCCCTGTGGGCCTACGCGCGCCGCCTGGCCGCCCACCCGGCGTTCGGCCGCCACCTCGACCTCGACGGCATCTCCCGCCGCCACCACGGCCGTTGCCAGGGGCTGGAGGCCGCCGGAGCCGCCGTCCAGATCCTGGACTGGGCGGGCCACGCCGCCGACGCCGAGGACGCTTTCCGCAGGTGA
- a CDS encoding amino acid ABC transporter permease translates to MSEPPGAVVSLTEAPPVDTPSKPLTAQRVQPLRRPGRWIATAVVLVLVAQILHGLATNPFYQWDRFRYWFLRPTVLDGLLITLEAAALSAVFGLLGGILLALGRQSGSPVLRAVSWTYTWLFRSVPLIVVLIFLYNFSALYKTLSLGIPFGPAFVTFDESRLATDMTVAVVGLSLNEAAYAAEVVRGGLLSVDQGQHEAAAALGLPKGYQFRRIVFPQALRSITPNYVNQLIGLIKSTSLVFYVSLLDLFGSVQTMGSTYPGDIVPLLLVATVWYLILTSAVSVVQFYVERYFARGATRSLPPTPLQKARSGLAEFRARLRREAAV, encoded by the coding sequence ATGAGCGAACCCCCAGGCGCCGTCGTCTCCCTCACCGAGGCGCCACCCGTCGACACACCGTCAAAGCCGCTGACAGCACAGCGCGTTCAGCCCCTCAGGCGTCCGGGCCGGTGGATCGCCACCGCCGTCGTGCTCGTGCTCGTCGCGCAGATCCTGCACGGGCTGGCCACCAACCCGTTCTACCAGTGGGACCGCTTCCGCTACTGGTTCCTGCGCCCCACCGTCCTCGACGGCCTGCTGATCACCCTCGAAGCCGCCGCGCTCAGCGCCGTGTTCGGCCTCCTCGGCGGCATCCTGCTGGCCCTCGGCCGGCAGTCCGGCAGCCCCGTGCTGCGCGCCGTGAGCTGGACCTACACCTGGCTCTTCCGCTCGGTGCCGCTCATCGTCGTCCTGATCTTCCTCTACAACTTCTCCGCCCTGTACAAGACCCTGAGCCTCGGCATCCCCTTCGGCCCCGCCTTCGTCACCTTCGACGAGTCGCGGCTCGCCACCGACATGACGGTCGCCGTGGTCGGGCTCAGCCTGAACGAGGCGGCGTACGCGGCCGAGGTCGTCCGCGGCGGCCTTCTCTCCGTCGACCAGGGCCAGCACGAGGCGGCGGCCGCGCTCGGCCTGCCCAAGGGCTACCAGTTCCGCAGGATCGTCTTCCCGCAGGCCCTGAGGTCCATCACGCCGAACTACGTCAACCAGCTCATCGGCCTGATCAAGAGCACCTCGCTGGTGTTCTACGTCTCGCTGCTCGACCTGTTCGGCTCCGTGCAGACCATGGGCAGCACCTACCCCGGCGACATCGTGCCGCTGCTGCTGGTCGCCACCGTCTGGTACCTGATCCTCACCAGCGCCGTGTCCGTCGTCCAGTTCTACGTCGAGCGGTACTTCGCGCGGGGCGCCACCCGCAGCCTGCCGCCGACCCCGCTGCAGAAGGCGCGCTCGGGCCTCGCCGAGTTCCGGGCCCGGCTGCGCAGGGAGGCCGCCGTATGA
- a CDS encoding amino acid ABC transporter ATP-binding protein, with amino-acid sequence MTTADTLETTPAALEVHDVHKWYGTHRVLDGIDLTVRPGEVVAVIGPSGSGKSTLLRVVNHLEKPEIGHVSVGGELIGVKRAGGGRLKELSERAILAQRSRIGFVFQNFNLFPHLTVLDNVAAAPVATGRLTGPQARELARELLTRVGLGDRADAYPRRLSGGQQQRVAIARALALRPGIILFDEPTSALDPELVGEVLSVIKDLATSGTTLVIVTHEIGFAREVADRIVFLDGGRIVEQGPPSEVLDRPRHERTREFLSKVL; translated from the coding sequence ATGACCACCGCCGACACCCTGGAGACGACCCCGGCCGCGCTGGAGGTCCACGACGTGCACAAATGGTACGGCACCCACCGCGTGCTGGACGGCATCGATCTGACCGTCCGCCCCGGCGAGGTGGTGGCCGTCATCGGGCCCTCCGGATCCGGCAAGTCCACGCTGCTCAGAGTCGTCAACCACCTGGAGAAACCCGAGATCGGCCATGTCAGCGTCGGCGGCGAGCTGATCGGCGTCAAGCGGGCGGGCGGCGGACGGCTGAAGGAGCTGAGCGAGCGCGCCATCCTGGCCCAGCGCAGCCGGATCGGCTTCGTCTTCCAGAACTTCAACCTCTTCCCGCATCTGACCGTCCTCGACAACGTGGCCGCCGCGCCCGTCGCCACCGGGCGGCTCACCGGTCCCCAGGCCCGGGAACTGGCCCGCGAACTGCTCACCCGGGTCGGCCTCGGCGACCGAGCCGACGCCTACCCGCGCCGGCTCTCCGGCGGACAGCAGCAACGCGTCGCCATCGCCCGGGCGCTCGCCCTGCGCCCCGGCATCATCCTGTTCGACGAGCCCACCTCCGCGCTCGACCCCGAACTGGTCGGCGAGGTGCTCTCCGTCATCAAGGACCTCGCCACCAGCGGCACCACCCTGGTCATCGTCACCCACGAGATCGGCTTCGCGCGCGAGGTAGCCGACCGGATCGTGTTCCTCGACGGCGGCCGGATCGTCGAACAGGGCCCGCCCTCCGAGGTCCTCGACCGACCGCGGCACGAGCGGACCAGGGAGTTCCTCAGCAAGGTCCTGTGA